From Pseudomonas hormoni:
CAGTTCATGGCCCGTTACCCGGATATAGAACTGTCCATCAGCGAGGCGGACCGCTTTGTCGATCTGATTGCCGAAGGTGTCGACTGCGTACTGCGCGCCGGCACCCTCGGCGATTCGGCGCTAATCGGCAAACGTGTCGCCAACCTGCGTCAGATCACCTGCGCCAGCCCGGCTTACTTGCGCAAATACGGCGAACCGAAAACCCTCGAAGACCTGCAACACCATCGCGCGGTGAACTACGTCTCGCGCACCACCGCCAAATTGTTCCCGTTCGAATTCATGGTTGATGGCGAGCTGAAGGAAGTGGCCATCGACGGCGCGATCTCGGTATTCGGCGCGGAAATCTATGCCGCATCGGCCATTGCCGGGCTGGGTTTGATCCAGTGCCCGTATTACCGAATGGAATCGCTGATTGCTCAGGGGGTGGTACAGGAAATCCTTAACGACACCCCACCGCCGCCGATGCCGGTTTCAGTGCTGTATCCGCACAACCGGCACATGTCGCCACGGGTTCGGGTGTTTGTGGATTGGTTGGGCGAGGTGTTTGCGGGGGCGCAGTAACCGCTGGTCTTCAGGCATGTCGGGCGACCTTGCACTGGGCTAATATTTATCAGAGTGTGTATGGTGTGTATTACACCTGCGTTCATCGCGTAATGTGCTCGGCAGGTTGCTGCCCACAAGGACGAAGGTGATGCGAAGTCGGGAAATGATCAGGATGATCGAGGAGGATGGTTGGTATTTGGTCGCCGTGAAAGATAGCCACCATCAGTACAAGCATTCGTACAAGGCAGGCCGGGTGACGATCAAGCACCCTGATTCGGATCTGCCCAAAGGAACGATCAACAGCATTTTGAAACAGGCGGGTCTGAAATGACGCCCGACATTGGAAACGAGAGCCTCGAAGGGGCCACAGCACAGGAAGGGCTTACCGAAATGAAATTCCCGGTCGTTCTGCACAAGGATGCCGACTCAGAATACGGAGTGATTATCCCGGACGTACCGGGTTGTTTCTCTGCCGGCGCTACAGTGGCGCAGGCATTCGAAAACGTGAAGGAAGCGCTTTCCTTGCACTATGAAGGGTTGGTCGCCGATGGTGATCCACTGCCGCAAGTGCGTGAGATTGACGCTCATATTGATAACCCTGATTACGCCGGTGGTGTGTGGGGGGTGGTCGACTTCGATATCACGCCTTACTTCGGCAAGTCGGTGCGCTTCAACGCCACGCTGCCTGAGCAGTTGCTTGAGCGTATCGACCAAACGGTCAGGCGGGATCAGCGATACAGCTCAAGATCCGGTTTTTTGGCTGCGGCCGCATTGCGTGAGCTGTCGGAATAAACGCTATGCGGATTTTTGCTCCAGGGTCGGTCCGATTGAAAATATGTGAAACGTTTCAGCATTTCCTCAAGTCCGAGGTCTATCGGCGTTTGTCTGGGCGTATGCTGGGCAACTTGCGAAGCAGTCGATGCCAACTTCAAGACAGACAAGAGAGGATTCGATGACCTACACCGCTGCCGAAAACCGCTACGACTCCATCCCTTACCGCCGCGTCGGTCGCAGCGGTCTGGTATTGCCGGCGTTATCCCTGGGCCTGTGGCACAACTTCGGCGACAGCACGCCGATCGACACCCAGCGTTCGTTGTTGCGCACGGCGTTCGATCTGGGGATCAACCACTTCGACCTGGCCAACAACTACGGCCCGCCATACGGCAGCGCCGAAATCAATTTCGGCCGTTTGCTGCGCGAAGACTTCAAGCAGTATCGCGACGAGCTGATCATTTCCAGCAAGGCCGGTTGGGACATGTGGCCCGGTCCTTACGGACAGGGCGGCGGTTCGCGCAAATACGTGCTGGCCAGTCTTGACCAGAGCCTGCAGCGCCTGGGCCTGGATTATGTGGATATTTTCTATTCGCACCGTTTCGATCCGGACACTCCGCTGGAGGAAACCGCCAGCGCACTCGCCACTGCCGTGCAGCAGGGCAAGGCGCTGTACATCGGCATCTCGTCGTATTCCGGGGTGAAAACCCGTGAGATGGCGGCGCTGTTGAAAGAGTGGAAAGTGCCGTTGCTGATTCACCAGCCGGCCTACAACCTGCTCAATCGCTGGGTGGAAAAAGACCTGTTGGAGGTCACCGACGAACTGGGCACCGGTGTGATTGCGTTCACACCGTTGGCGCAGGGTTTGTTGACCGACAAATACCTCAACGGCATTCCGAAGGATGCGCGGGTCAATCGTCCGGGCGGTGGTTCTTTGCAATCCGCGCACCTGTCGGAGGCCAACATCGCCCATGTGCGCGGGCTCAACGAAATCGCCAAGCGTCGTGGTCAGAGTCTGGCGCAATTGGCGTTGGCCTGGACGCTGCGCGATCCGCGTGTGACCTCGGCGCTGATCGGTGCGAGCCGGCCGGAGCAGATCATCGAGAACGTCGGGGCGTTGAAGAACCTGAGCTTCAGTGCGGAGGAGCTGGCGGAGATTGACCGGTTTGCCCAGGAGGGCGGGATCAATCTTTGGGAGAAGCCTTCGACGGCTGAGTAAGTGTCAGGCGCCGGATGATCAGGCGCCTGCTTTGGCCTCATCGCGGGCAAGCCCGCTCCCACAGGATTATCGGTTGGCCACAGAATGTTGGTTCAACACATAAACCCTGTGGGAGCGGGCTTGCCCGCGATGGGGCCGTTACAAACAACAAAAAAGTCAGGGACTCACCGGAAGAAAGGCACATCCCCCAACACCGTCGCCCGCTGCATCACCCGCCGCGCCGGTCGGTAATCGTCCACCGCGTAATGCTGCGTCACGCGGTTATCCCAGAACGCCACATCATCCTTCTGCCAGCGCCAGCGAATGGTGAACTCCGGCCGCGTGGCATGGGCGAACAGAAACTTCAGAATGGTCTCGCTCTCGGTTTCCGACAGCTCATTGATCTTCGACGTGAACCCTTCATTGACGAACAGCGACCGGCGCCCGCTTACCGGGTGCGTGCGGATCACCGGGTGCGACAGCGGCGGATTTTTCCGGCGGGCTTCTTCCCACTGAGCCAGCGCCTCAGGCGTATTGCCGTAGCGTTCCAGCGGAAACGAGCGGGTGAAATCGTGAGTCGCCGTCAGCCCTTCGAGCAAGGTTTTCATCGGTGCAGACAGCGCTTCATACGCCGCAATACCGCTGGCCCACAACGTGTCGCCACCAAACTCCGGCAGCAATTTTGCGCTGAGCACCGCGCCCATCGCCGGGGTCGGCAGGAAGGTCACGTCGGTGTGCCAGATGGCGTTGTCGCGTACGTCGGTGACCGCGGTGTCGAGGATCAGCACTTCCGGTTGTTCCGGCACATTCGGGTAGATCGGGTGAATATGCAGGTCGCCGAAATTGGCGGCGAAACGCGCCTGTTGCTGCGGCGTGATCGGCTGGTCGCGGAAAAACAGCACCTGATGCTTGAGCAGTGCCTGCTCGATGGCATCGCGCTGTTCCAGGTTCAGCGGCTGACTGATGTCGATGCCGCTGATTTGCGCGCCGAGCGCGGAGCTGAGGGGGACGATTGTCAGGTGGCTCATGGTCTTTCTCTTCAATCCGGGGTGCCGAGCTGTCGGCATGGTCAATGACAAGTCTTTAGTGAGCCTGGCCGTGCCACGGCACCAGTTTGCGTTGCAGGGCGCGCAGGCCCATCTCCATGGCAAAGGCGATCAACGCAATCACCAGGATCCCCAGCACCACCACATCGGTGACCAGGAATTGCGCAGCTGACTGGACCATGAAGCCCAAGCCGCTGGTGGCGGCGATCAGCTCGGCGGCGACCAGTGTCGACCAACCCACACCCAACCCAATGCGCACACCGGTCAAAATATCCGGCAAGGCACTCGGCAAAATCACATGGCGAATCAACTGTGCCCGGGTAGCGCCCAACGACTGAGCCGCGCGCAATTTGGCCGGGTCGACGGTGCGCACGCCGGTGGCGGTCGCAATGGCAATCGGGGCGAAGATCGCCAGGTAGATCAGCAAGACTTTCGACAACTCACCAATGCCGCACCAGATCACGATCAGCGGCAGATAGGCCAGCGGAGGAATCGGGCGGTAGAACTCGATCAGCGGATCGAGAATGCCGCGCGCGATACGGTTGGCACCGATCGCAATGCCGACCGGCACGGCGGTCAGCACGGCAAATCCGAGGCCCAGACCGATGCGGCCGAGGCTCGCGCCCAAGTGCTGCCACAACGTCGAATCCATGTAACCGGTGGTCACCAGCAGCCAGCCTTTTTGCAACACGGCAGACGGCGGTGGCAGAAACAGCGGTTCGATCATTCCCGTGGCGGTAACGGCCCACCAAATAGCGACCAACGCGACCAGGGTCAGCACGCTGATCCAGCGGGTGCTCAAACTGCGACGAACAGGAATGACCGTCGAACCCGGTTTCACCGTCACGGCCGGAATTTCATAGCTGCTCATGCGCGCTCCTGCCACGTGGCGGCGCTGCGTTGGGAGAACACCTTGGCGAGCACGTGTTCGCGGGTTTCGATAAAGCGCGGGTCGGATTTGATCGACCGTGCAGATTCGCCGGCGGCGTAACGCTGACCGAAATCCAGGCTCAGGCGCTCGACGATTTGCCCCGGGTTCGGCGCCAGCAGGATCAGGTCCGTGGCGAGAAAAACCGCTTCTTCGATGTCATGGGTAATCAGGAATACCGGTTTGGCAGTGCGCTTCCACACTTGCAACAGCAGCTCCTGCATCTGTTCGCGGGTGAAGGCGTCGAGGGCGCCGAAAGGTTCGTCCATCAGCAACACGCGGGGATCTGCGGCGAGTGCGCGGGCCAGGCCGACACGCTGCTTCTGGCCACCGGAAAGCTGCCAGATTCGGCGATTTTCGAAACCGGAAAGGTCCACCAGCGCGAGCATTTCCCGAGCGCGGATTTCACGTTTGTCCCGGGAAACACCCGCCAGTTCCAGACCGAAACCAACGTTGGCCAGCACGTCCTGCCAAGGCAGCAAGGCGTCGTCCTGGAACACCACGCCGCGTTCGGCGCTGGGGCCTTTGACCGGCACGCCATCGAGGGTGATGCGTCCGGCGCTGGGCTCGACGAAGCCGGCAATCAGGTTCAACAGCGAAGTCTTGCCACTGCCGGACGGGCCGAGGGCGACCAGCAATTGCTGGGGCCCAAGGCTCAGGGAAATATCCGCCAGTACCGGTTCCGGGCTGCCAGGGTACTGTGCGCTGATGCGCTCCAGCTGTAGCAAAGCCATCGCTATTAACTCCCGATCAGTTGGTGATGAACTTGGCGCTGACGTATGGCGCGTAGTCCGGCAGTACGGCCTCGACCTTGCCTTGTTCCTTGAGGAACACGGCGGTGTCGGTGATGGCTTTGGTGGTCGGCGCGCCGAGGGTGATCACCTGATCAGCCGCCAGCGGGTAGACGTTGCCTTGCAGCAGCAGCGGAATGTCGCTGGCCTTGGCACCGGAGAGTTTCACCAGTTTGTCGACGTTGGACTGATTGGCGAGCCAGGATTTCGGGTCTTTACGGTAATCGGCGTAGGCGTCGAGGGTGACTTTGGCGAACGCGGTGACGATTTCCGGGTGTTTCTCGGCGAAGTCTTTGCGCACGATCCACGCATCAAAGGTCGGCGCGCCGAACTTGGCCAGTTCGCCGGAGGTGATCAGCACTTTGCCGTTTTCCTTGGCCACACCGAGCGCCGGATCCCAAACGTAAGTGGCGTCGATGTCACCGCGTTTCCACGCAGCGATGATTGCCGGCGGGGCGAGGTTGAGGATGGTGACTTTCGACGGGTCGATGTTCCAGTGCTTCAGCGCGGCGAGCAGGCTGTAGTGACCGGTGGAAACGAACGGCACGGCGATTTTCTTGCCGATCAGGTCTTGCGGGGTCTTGATGCCGGAACCGTCGCGGGCGACCAGGGCTTCAGCGGCGCCGATCTGCGTGGCAATGAGGAAGGTTTCTACCGGTACTTTGCGGGTGATTGCAGCCGTCAGGGGGCTGGAACCGAGGTAACCGATCTGCACGTCGCCGGACGCAATGGCGGCGATGATGTCGGCACCGTTGTCGAATTTGCGCCAGTCGATCTTGGCGTTGGTGGCTTTTTCATACGCGCCGTCGGCCTGCGCAACTTTTGCCGGGTCAACGGTTGTCTGGTAGGCGACGGTCACGTCAGCCGCCTGGGCAAAGAAACTCGCTGCCGCCAAAGACGCGGCCGCCAGGAGGCGAAGAGGGAAATTCAGTTTCATTGGGAAGCTCCTTGTCAGGCGGACCGAGAGTCGGCGTGAAAAGGAGACTAAATGATATAAGAATCCGAAAATAAATAACTTTTTCGAATGAGCTTATGAGCGGAAAATTCTAAGAGGGAGTAGTGGTAGATCACTTTTGTGGCGAGGGAGCTTGCTCCCGCTGGAGGCCGAAGGACTCCCAATCCAGACAACCGCATTCTTGAAGGTAAAACATGGTTGTCTGGTTTGCGGCTGCTACGCAGCCGAGCGGGAGCAAGCTCCCTCGCCACAATGATTGGCAGTGACTGAGGGAGGTTTGCGTTAGTTGCTGATCGCCAGAATGCTCGCCTGATACGACCCGACAAACACATCGAAATCGCCCACCTCGTTCTGCTCCAGCTCGACCTGTTCAGCCAGCGACGAACGCGCCCGGTCTTCAAATTTCGCCTGGTCTTCGCTTGAAAGCGGCTCGTTGCGGAAATACTCCGCATGGGCCTGGCTCTGGCGCAGGGAGAACTGGCTGAAGCTTTCCTTGTGCTCGGCCATCGCCGCCAGCACCTGGGCCGACGGCGTCAGGGAAGGATCCTTGACCTTGGCCAATTGCGCATCCAGCGCCTTGCTGTGCGCATCGCCGCCATGGCTCTGATCCAGCAAGGCCGCGAGTGGAGCGATGTTCTCCAGCAATTCGCTGGCCCACTCTTTCAGGTCCACTGGCTGGCCGT
This genomic window contains:
- the tauA gene encoding taurine ABC transporter substrate-binding protein, producing MKLNFPLRLLAAASLAAASFFAQAADVTVAYQTTVDPAKVAQADGAYEKATNAKIDWRKFDNGADIIAAIASGDVQIGYLGSSPLTAAITRKVPVETFLIATQIGAAEALVARDGSGIKTPQDLIGKKIAVPFVSTGHYSLLAALKHWNIDPSKVTILNLAPPAIIAAWKRGDIDATYVWDPALGVAKENGKVLITSGELAKFGAPTFDAWIVRKDFAEKHPEIVTAFAKVTLDAYADYRKDPKSWLANQSNVDKLVKLSGAKASDIPLLLQGNVYPLAADQVITLGAPTTKAITDTAVFLKEQGKVEAVLPDYAPYVSAKFITN
- the tauC gene encoding taurine ABC transporter permease TauC; amino-acid sequence: MSSYEIPAVTVKPGSTVIPVRRSLSTRWISVLTLVALVAIWWAVTATGMIEPLFLPPPSAVLQKGWLLVTTGYMDSTLWQHLGASLGRIGLGLGFAVLTAVPVGIAIGANRIARGILDPLIEFYRPIPPLAYLPLIVIWCGIGELSKVLLIYLAIFAPIAIATATGVRTVDPAKLRAAQSLGATRAQLIRHVILPSALPDILTGVRIGLGVGWSTLVAAELIAATSGLGFMVQSAAQFLVTDVVVLGILVIALIAFAMEMGLRALQRKLVPWHGQAH
- the tauB gene encoding taurine ABC transporter ATP-binding subunit, yielding MALLQLERISAQYPGSPEPVLADISLSLGPQQLLVALGPSGSGKTSLLNLIAGFVEPSAGRITLDGVPVKGPSAERGVVFQDDALLPWQDVLANVGFGLELAGVSRDKREIRAREMLALVDLSGFENRRIWQLSGGQKQRVGLARALAADPRVLLMDEPFGALDAFTREQMQELLLQVWKRTAKPVFLITHDIEEAVFLATDLILLAPNPGQIVERLSLDFGQRYAAGESARSIKSDPRFIETREHVLAKVFSQRSAATWQERA
- a CDS encoding type II toxin-antitoxin system HicA family toxin, with the protein product MRSREMIRMIEEDGWYLVAVKDSHHQYKHSYKAGRVTIKHPDSDLPKGTINSILKQAGLK
- the tauD gene encoding taurine dioxygenase; this encodes MSHLTIVPLSSALGAQISGIDISQPLNLEQRDAIEQALLKHQVLFFRDQPITPQQQARFAANFGDLHIHPIYPNVPEQPEVLILDTAVTDVRDNAIWHTDVTFLPTPAMGAVLSAKLLPEFGGDTLWASGIAAYEALSAPMKTLLEGLTATHDFTRSFPLERYGNTPEALAQWEEARRKNPPLSHPVIRTHPVSGRRSLFVNEGFTSKINELSETESETILKFLFAHATRPEFTIRWRWQKDDVAFWDNRVTQHYAVDDYRPARRVMQRATVLGDVPFFR
- the mgrA gene encoding L-glyceraldehyde 3-phosphate reductase, encoding MTYTAAENRYDSIPYRRVGRSGLVLPALSLGLWHNFGDSTPIDTQRSLLRTAFDLGINHFDLANNYGPPYGSAEINFGRLLREDFKQYRDELIISSKAGWDMWPGPYGQGGGSRKYVLASLDQSLQRLGLDYVDIFYSHRFDPDTPLEETASALATAVQQGKALYIGISSYSGVKTREMAALLKEWKVPLLIHQPAYNLLNRWVEKDLLEVTDELGTGVIAFTPLAQGLLTDKYLNGIPKDARVNRPGGGSLQSAHLSEANIAHVRGLNEIAKRRGQSLAQLALAWTLRDPRVTSALIGASRPEQIIENVGALKNLSFSAEELAEIDRFAQEGGINLWEKPSTAE
- a CDS encoding type II toxin-antitoxin system HicB family antitoxin — translated: MTPDIGNESLEGATAQEGLTEMKFPVVLHKDADSEYGVIIPDVPGCFSAGATVAQAFENVKEALSLHYEGLVADGDPLPQVREIDAHIDNPDYAGGVWGVVDFDITPYFGKSVRFNATLPEQLLERIDQTVRRDQRYSSRSGFLAAAALRELSE
- a CDS encoding LysR family transcriptional regulator yields the protein MDQVKAMKVFVRIYERSSFTLAAEDLNLPRATLTHTLNQFEAWLGTRLLERSTRKVRPTLDGEAYYLRCVQLLAELEEAELAFRSVAPKGRLRVDLHGTLAKHFVIPALPQFMARYPDIELSISEADRFVDLIAEGVDCVLRAGTLGDSALIGKRVANLRQITCASPAYLRKYGEPKTLEDLQHHRAVNYVSRTTAKLFPFEFMVDGELKEVAIDGAISVFGAEIYAASAIAGLGLIQCPYYRMESLIAQGVVQEILNDTPPPPMPVSVLYPHNRHMSPRVRVFVDWLGEVFAGAQ